One window of Flavobacteriales bacterium genomic DNA carries:
- a CDS encoding PorP/SprF family type IX secretion system membrane protein, with the protein MNRDEHVACGCVMAFMLLASGIQAQDAVFSDPATAPLGLNPALAGAVNDLQVTLVQRTKRNPIGDPFHTLAAGVHGCVKRGKEQGTTSGGRFGAGIQFRSDRTTALNTTEVALALAYHVPVTRNSSVGAGLQVGLLQFVQGGPDGQWGSQYDGLQYDPSIPSGEASVRDRHAALDLGGGVVYALHWGGGRDAVQNRFTAGASGQHLARPKLFADPALGHIAVRWSGFAQARLLLGKPTNYLVPAAYFFAQGPSTMMLAGSSFGHVFGPAKSFQNEAVQVKVELGASWRSDGAVVAQMAVRWSAFSISLAYDVPTFSTMARKSATEVALGYAMEPQER; encoded by the coding sequence ATGAATCGCGATGAACATGTGGCATGTGGTTGCGTAATGGCCTTTATGCTTCTGGCGTCCGGGATCCAAGCGCAGGACGCTGTGTTCTCCGATCCGGCTACGGCTCCACTTGGGTTGAACCCGGCGTTGGCCGGTGCCGTCAACGATCTTCAAGTGACCCTTGTCCAGCGCACAAAGCGGAACCCGATCGGTGATCCTTTCCACACGTTGGCGGCAGGGGTGCATGGATGCGTGAAGCGGGGAAAAGAGCAAGGCACCACATCCGGCGGAAGGTTCGGCGCCGGGATCCAGTTCAGGAGCGACCGCACCACGGCCTTGAACACCACGGAGGTGGCGCTTGCCTTGGCCTACCACGTGCCGGTGACACGCAACAGCAGCGTAGGAGCGGGCCTGCAGGTGGGTTTGCTCCAGTTCGTGCAAGGCGGCCCGGACGGGCAGTGGGGCAGTCAATACGATGGTCTGCAATATGATCCTTCGATCCCTTCCGGTGAAGCCTCCGTGCGCGACCGGCATGCTGCCCTCGATCTGGGCGGCGGAGTGGTCTATGCCCTGCATTGGGGAGGTGGAAGGGATGCGGTGCAGAACCGCTTTACGGCTGGTGCCTCAGGCCAGCATCTCGCCCGTCCAAAGTTGTTCGCAGATCCCGCGCTGGGCCACATCGCTGTCCGCTGGTCCGGATTTGCACAAGCACGGCTGCTGCTGGGGAAGCCGACGAATTACCTTGTTCCAGCTGCGTATTTCTTTGCGCAAGGTCCAAGCACCATGATGCTCGCGGGAAGCTCGTTCGGCCACGTGTTCGGCCCTGCGAAGTCCTTCCAGAACGAAGCCGTGCAAGTGAAGGTGGAGCTCGGCGCTTCTTGGCGCAGCGACGGTGCTGTGGTGGCGCAAATGGCAGTGCGTTGGTCTGCTTTCTCCATATCCTTGGCTTACGACGTGCCAACCTTCAGCACCATGGCCCGGAAGAGCGCCACCGAAGTAGCACTGGGTTATGCCATGGAACCGCAGGAACGGTGA
- a CDS encoding helix-turn-helix domain-containing protein: protein MTITPIRNEKDYQAALKRLDKIFDAKKGSKEGDELEVLAILIDAYENAHFPIGMPDPIEAIKFRMEQMGMKQKDLADAMGFKSRVSEVLNRKRKLTLEMIRKLNEVLRIPTEVLVQKY, encoded by the coding sequence ATGACCATCACCCCGATCCGGAACGAGAAGGATTATCAAGCGGCGCTGAAGCGGCTGGATAAGATCTTTGATGCCAAGAAAGGTTCCAAGGAAGGCGATGAGCTGGAAGTGCTGGCCATTCTCATCGATGCATACGAAAATGCACATTTTCCCATCGGTATGCCGGACCCGATCGAAGCCATAAAATTTCGCATGGAGCAAATGGGCATGAAGCAGAAGGACCTGGCCGATGCCATGGGCTTCAAAAGTCGTGTTAGCGAGGTGTTGAACCGAAAACGGAAGCTAACCTTGGAGATGATCAGGAAACTCAATGAAGTGCTGAGGATCCCCACTGAAGTCCTTGTCCAGAAATACTGA
- a CDS encoding histidine--tRNA ligase: MAQKPSTPKGTRDFSPQEMLRRKYIFNTIETVFRKYGFLPLETPAMENLSTLTGKYGEEGDRLIFKVLNSGDFMQEVNEKFEAKYGTKPVELSIAVFNDMRAMIAQVKATELSEKALRYDLTVPFARYVVQHQNEITFPFKRYQIQPVWRADRPQKGRYREFYQCDADVIGSKSLLNEIELVQLIDDVFSALNLQVAVKINDRKVLSAIAEISGQPEKVVDMVTAIDKLDKIGQEKVEEEMRAKGITDTALATIAPLFRLSGTWSEQKKKLDDWLGSVPLAQEGLKNLSAIFDAVGTLKSATLEFDPTLARGLDYYTGAIFEVKSLEGSMPGSICGGGRYDDLTGIFGLKNMSGVGISFGADRIYDVLLETNKFPAELGESTKLLFANFGEAEALHCLKLLRQVRDVGIAAELYPDAVKMAKQFKYADDKGIPFVAIIGENEMKQGIVTVKDMKSGEQKAVKEGELLSMLG, from the coding sequence ATGGCACAAAAGCCCTCCACGCCCAAGGGTACCCGCGATTTCTCCCCACAGGAGATGCTCCGTCGCAAGTACATTTTCAATACCATCGAAACGGTGTTCCGCAAGTACGGCTTCCTGCCGCTGGAGACCCCCGCAATGGAGAACCTCAGCACCCTCACCGGCAAGTACGGCGAGGAGGGCGACCGCTTGATCTTCAAGGTGCTCAACAGCGGAGATTTTATGCAGGAGGTGAATGAGAAATTCGAGGCAAAGTATGGAACGAAGCCTGTTGAACTCTCCATTGCAGTCTTCAATGATATGCGAGCGATGATAGCGCAGGTAAAAGCCACCGAGCTTTCCGAGAAGGCCCTGCGCTACGACCTCACCGTGCCCTTTGCACGCTACGTGGTGCAGCATCAGAACGAGATCACCTTCCCCTTCAAACGCTACCAGATCCAGCCCGTGTGGCGTGCGGATCGCCCGCAGAAGGGCCGCTACCGCGAGTTCTATCAATGCGATGCGGACGTGATCGGCAGCAAGAGCCTGCTGAACGAGATCGAGCTCGTGCAGTTGATCGATGACGTCTTCTCCGCGCTGAACTTGCAGGTGGCCGTGAAGATCAACGACCGCAAGGTGCTCAGTGCCATCGCCGAGATCAGCGGGCAACCGGAGAAGGTCGTTGACATGGTGACTGCGATAGACAAGCTGGACAAGATCGGTCAGGAGAAAGTGGAGGAGGAGATGCGCGCCAAGGGTATTACGGATACCGCGCTGGCCACTATCGCACCGCTCTTCAGGCTCAGCGGCACGTGGTCGGAGCAAAAGAAAAAGCTCGATGATTGGCTAGGCAGTGTGCCCCTCGCGCAGGAAGGGCTGAAGAACTTGTCCGCCATCTTTGATGCTGTGGGAACACTGAAGAGCGCTACGCTGGAGTTCGACCCTACGCTTGCCCGAGGCCTCGACTATTACACGGGTGCCATCTTTGAGGTGAAATCCTTGGAAGGGAGCATGCCGGGCAGCATTTGCGGTGGTGGCCGGTACGACGATCTCACAGGCATCTTCGGCCTGAAGAACATGAGCGGCGTGGGCATCAGCTTCGGCGCGGACCGCATTTACGACGTGCTGCTGGAGACGAACAAATTCCCTGCGGAATTGGGCGAAAGCACGAAGCTGCTCTTTGCGAACTTCGGCGAGGCGGAGGCCCTGCATTGCCTCAAACTCCTGCGCCAAGTGCGCGATGTCGGCATTGCCGCAGAGCTCTACCCCGACGCGGTGAAGATGGCCAAGCAATTCAAGTACGCCGATGACAAAGGCATCCCCTTCGTGGCCATCATCGGGGAGAATGAAATGAAGCAAGGCATCGTGACCGTGAAGGACATGAAGAGCGGCGAGCAGAAAGCGGTGAAGGAGGGGGAGTTGTTGTCGATGCTCGGATAG
- a CDS encoding type II toxin-antitoxin system HigB family toxin, producing the protein MRIIAKRTLRDFWTKHADCEQQLKAWFRETETAGWKNVNALKKDHPNASILQGNRIAFNIKGNKYRLIVRFNFDFQLGWIRFIGTHAEYDKINANTI; encoded by the coding sequence GTGCGGATCATAGCCAAACGGACTTTACGGGATTTTTGGACCAAGCATGCCGATTGCGAACAGCAGTTGAAAGCATGGTTCAGGGAAACTGAAACGGCAGGATGGAAAAATGTCAACGCATTGAAAAAGGACCATCCGAACGCAAGCATTCTTCAAGGGAATCGCATTGCATTCAACATCAAAGGCAACAAGTACAGGTTGATCGTCAGGTTCAACTTCGATTTCCAGCTCGGTTGGATCCGCTTTATCGGCACCCATGCCGAGTATGACAAGATCAACGCAAACACCATTTGA
- the hutH gene encoding histidine ammonia-lyase, which translates to MSKPHQIGTIGLELAELGHILSSRSPIALSKDATAAVKRCHAYLRDRLKKSDAPIYGVNTGFGALADTSIPKDKLAQLQKNLVMSHACGTGDPVPAEIVRAMLVLKVQNMAFGHSAVAIGTVQRYIDMHNADMLPVVYERGSLGASGDLAPLAHLALPLIGLGEVVLKGKRMKATKALKQLSWEPLELGPKEGLALLNGTQFMCAYASLLTLKSNRLAHIADVIAAMSLDAFDGRTEPFHASVHAVRPHPGQAVVAGHVRDLLKGSDIAKRTKKHVQDPYSFRCVPQVHGASRDTIAYVERVVERELESVTDNPTVFDDEDLIVSAGNFHGQPLALALDFLAIALAEFGSISERRTYKLLSGQRGLPAFLVAHPGLNSGFMIPQYASASLVSANKQRCMPNSVDTIDSSNGQEDHVSMGAAAAIKTWQVAEDVERILAIELFTAAQALDFRKPLRSSKAIEALHASLRKQVPFVEEDVVMHELMENALAFVRSSDRLIV; encoded by the coding sequence ATGTCTAAGCCCCATCAAATAGGAACCATCGGCCTCGAACTCGCCGAGCTTGGCCACATTCTTTCATCCCGCAGCCCCATCGCGCTCAGCAAGGACGCAACGGCTGCCGTGAAGCGCTGTCACGCCTACCTGCGCGACCGCCTGAAGAAGAGCGACGCGCCGATCTACGGCGTGAACACGGGCTTCGGTGCGTTGGCCGATACCAGCATTCCAAAGGACAAGCTCGCCCAGCTCCAGAAGAACCTCGTGATGAGCCACGCCTGCGGAACCGGTGATCCCGTTCCGGCGGAGATCGTGCGGGCCATGCTGGTGCTGAAGGTGCAGAACATGGCCTTCGGACACAGTGCCGTGGCCATCGGTACAGTGCAACGCTACATCGACATGCACAATGCCGACATGCTGCCGGTGGTGTATGAGCGCGGTTCGCTCGGTGCTTCAGGTGATCTCGCGCCCTTGGCGCATCTGGCGTTGCCGCTGATCGGCTTAGGTGAGGTGGTGCTGAAGGGCAAGCGCATGAAAGCCACGAAGGCCTTGAAGCAGTTGAGCTGGGAGCCGCTCGAACTCGGCCCCAAGGAAGGCCTGGCGCTGCTGAACGGCACGCAGTTCATGTGTGCATATGCGTCGTTGCTCACGCTAAAGTCCAACCGGCTGGCGCACATCGCCGATGTCATCGCTGCGATGTCGCTCGATGCGTTCGATGGTCGCACGGAGCCGTTCCATGCCTCAGTGCATGCGGTGCGCCCGCATCCCGGGCAGGCCGTGGTGGCCGGGCATGTCCGTGATCTGCTGAAAGGCAGTGACATCGCGAAGCGCACCAAGAAACACGTGCAGGACCCGTACTCCTTCCGCTGTGTCCCTCAGGTCCACGGCGCATCGCGCGATACCATCGCCTACGTGGAGCGCGTGGTGGAACGCGAATTGGAGTCCGTTACCGACAATCCCACCGTCTTCGATGACGAGGACTTGATCGTGAGCGCAGGTAATTTCCACGGCCAACCGTTGGCGCTGGCATTGGACTTTCTGGCCATCGCCCTCGCTGAGTTCGGCAGCATCAGTGAGCGCCGCACTTACAAGTTGCTCAGCGGCCAGCGCGGATTACCGGCGTTCCTAGTGGCGCATCCCGGGCTGAACAGCGGCTTCATGATCCCGCAGTACGCATCGGCTTCATTGGTGAGCGCCAACAAGCAGCGCTGCATGCCCAATAGCGTGGACACCATCGACAGCAGCAACGGGCAAGAAGATCATGTGAGCATGGGCGCCGCTGCCGCGATCAAGACATGGCAGGTGGCGGAAGACGTGGAACGGATCCTCGCGATCGAACTCTTCACCGCTGCACAGGCCTTGGATTTCCGGAAGCCGTTGAGATCTTCCAAAGCGATCGAGGCGTTGCACGCTTCTCTCCGGAAGCAAGTTCCCTTCGTGGAGGAGGATGTGGTGATGCACGAACTGATGGAGAATGCACTGGCGTTCGTTCGATCTTCTGATCGTCTTATTGTCTGA
- a CDS encoding alpha/beta hydrolase, which translates to MTVYFLPGVGCDKRLFSRIKLPGHEMVMLEWPPFPKRCTLEELAAEMRSGVDGTKPHMLAGVSLGGMVAQELALLTKPEKVILISTWTGPHEWPRQVHVMKSLGGTCLIGRFTMWATWPFKRFLGLRDRISDQLLWDMAKKETAAKIRRGVEAVLRWKGTRWKGPVARIHGTNDQAIPMRFPVDHAVEGGGHVMVLTRAEEISRWMQEVINA; encoded by the coding sequence ATGACCGTCTATTTCCTTCCCGGCGTGGGCTGCGACAAGCGGCTCTTCTCGCGCATCAAGCTGCCGGGCCATGAGATGGTCATGCTCGAATGGCCGCCTTTCCCCAAAAGGTGCACGTTGGAGGAACTGGCCGCTGAAATGCGTTCGGGAGTGGACGGAACGAAGCCGCACATGCTGGCAGGCGTTAGCCTGGGTGGCATGGTGGCACAGGAGCTTGCACTGCTGACCAAGCCCGAAAAGGTCATCCTCATCTCCACGTGGACCGGGCCGCACGAGTGGCCGAGGCAGGTGCATGTGATGAAGTCACTGGGGGGCACATGCTTGATCGGCAGGTTCACCATGTGGGCCACGTGGCCGTTCAAACGGTTCCTGGGCTTACGCGACCGCATTTCGGACCAGCTGCTCTGGGACATGGCGAAGAAGGAGACCGCGGCCAAGATCCGTCGCGGCGTGGAGGCCGTGCTGCGCTGGAAAGGCACGCGCTGGAAGGGCCCCGTGGCGCGCATACACGGCACCAATGACCAAGCCATTCCCATGAGGTTCCCGGTGGACCATGCCGTAGAGGGCGGAGGGCATGTCATGGTGCTGACCCGTGCGGAGGAAATTTCGCGGTGGATGCAGGAGGTGATCAACGCTTAG
- a CDS encoding TerC family protein, giving the protein MEDLFTLNALVSLITLALLEIVLGIDNVIFVSIILGRMSEQDRARGRRLWMIYGILMRCALLLGLTTLVKHGDTALFGIAGYDFTLRHVILFAGGLFLLYKAVMEIHDKLEGEEGHKETSIKAKSFGALMAQVILVDAVFSFDSILTAIGLGSHVEVMIAAVVIAMFVMFFFAQAISSFIEKHPTLKMLALSFLVMVGFMLFFEGLEPLHHSEIPKGYAYIAMAFSFGVELLNMKVRKART; this is encoded by the coding sequence ATGGAAGACCTCTTTACCCTCAATGCGCTAGTGAGCCTGATCACCCTGGCTTTGCTCGAGATCGTGCTCGGCATCGACAATGTGATCTTCGTCAGCATCATCCTCGGCCGTATGTCGGAGCAGGACCGTGCTCGCGGCCGCAGGCTCTGGATGATCTACGGGATCCTCATGCGCTGTGCCCTGTTGCTGGGCCTCACCACGCTCGTGAAGCATGGCGACACCGCGCTGTTCGGCATCGCCGGATACGATTTCACCCTTCGGCACGTGATCCTCTTCGCGGGCGGCCTCTTCCTCCTTTACAAGGCCGTAATGGAGATCCATGACAAGTTGGAAGGGGAGGAGGGGCACAAGGAAACCAGCATTAAGGCCAAGAGTTTCGGCGCGTTGATGGCCCAGGTCATTCTCGTGGACGCGGTGTTCTCCTTCGATAGCATCCTCACCGCCATCGGTCTCGGCAGCCATGTGGAGGTGATGATCGCCGCGGTGGTGATCGCCATGTTCGTGATGTTCTTCTTCGCGCAGGCCATCAGCAGCTTCATCGAAAAGCACCCCACTTTGAAAATGCTCGCGCTCTCCTTCTTGGTAATGGTGGGCTTCATGCTCTTCTTCGAGGGCCTCGAACCCCTGCACCACAGCGAGATCCCGAAGGGTTACGCCTACATCGCCATGGCCTTCAGCTTCGGTGTGGAGCTGTTGAACATGAAGGTGAGGAAGGCGAGGACTTAG